The Candidatus Paceibacterota bacterium DNA segment GTCACAAGCAAAAGATCCGGTTGGTGGACTTTAAGCGCAGCAAGCACGGGGTCGAGGCGACGGTGAAGGCCATTGAATACGATCCGCGTCGGACAGCCCGGCTGGCGTTGCTGGAGTATAAGGATGGGGAGAAGTGTTACATTATCGCTCCGGTCGGTCTGCAGGTTGGCGCGAAGCTGCTGAGCGGGCCGACAGCCCCTGCGGAATTGGGCAACAGCCTGCCGCTGCGAGGGGTTCCCGTTGGCGTGCCGATTCATAATATTGAAGTTGTCCCGGGGCGGGGGGCGCAGATGGTGCGAACCGCAGGCGGCGCGGCGACGCTGATGTCGCGGGACGAAGGGTATGCGCAGATTCGGCTGCCATCGGGGGAGATCCGGCTCATCAACGAGAATTGCTACGCGACCATCGGCCAGGTCGGCAATACGGACCACGAAAACGTAATTCTCGGCAAGGCGGGGCGCTCGCGTCACTTGGGCATCCGGCCCATTAACCGCGGGGTTACGCGCAACCCGGTGGACCACCCGAATGGCGGCGGCGCGGGCAAGTCGAAATCCGGCGGCGGCTGGCAGCAGCTCACTTCGCCGTGGGGCTTGCTGGCGAAGGGCTACCGGACGCGCAACAAGAAGAAGTATTCGAACCGATTTATCCTGGTCCGGCGCGACGGACGGCCGATGAAACACAAGTAACTTTGACGCATTATGGGACGCTCAATTAAGAAAGGCCCGTTCATTGACGGCCATTTGCTGGAGAAGATTACCGAGGCAAAGGAGAGCAAGTCGAAGGCGCCGATCAAGACTTGGTCGCGACGCTCGATGATCACGCCCGATTTCGTGGGCCTGACGTTCAACGTGCACAACGGCAAGATCTTT contains these protein-coding regions:
- the rplB gene encoding 50S ribosomal protein L2 — encoded protein: MPVHTLRPLTPSSRYIAYADFSDITKTRPERHLVETRKRTGGRNVYGRVTARGIGGGHKQKIRLVDFKRSKHGVEATVKAIEYDPRRTARLALLEYKDGEKCYIIAPVGLQVGAKLLSGPTAPAELGNSLPLRGVPVGVPIHNIEVVPGRGAQMVRTAGGAATLMSRDEGYAQIRLPSGEIRLINENCYATIGQVGNTDHENVILGKAGRSRHLGIRPINRGVTRNPVDHPNGGGAGKSKSGGGWQQLTSPWGLLAKGYRTRNKKKYSNRFILVRRDGRPMKHK
- the rpsS gene encoding 30S ribosomal protein S19 yields the protein MGRSIKKGPFIDGHLLEKITEAKESKSKAPIKTWSRRSMITPDFVGLTFNVHNGKIFNPVFVTENMVGHRLGEFSLTRTFKKHGAHTAKAEAK